The sequence TTCATAGAAGAAGCTTACAAAATTGCTGGATTTGAAGTAGTATGGGAAGGCAAAGCTGAGAAAGAAGTTGGTAAGGACAAAAAGACCGGCCAAGTTCTTGTTAAAATTGATCCAAAGTACTACAGACCTACGGAAGTGGAACTTTTGATTGGTAACCCTGAAAAAGCAAAACTTCAGTTAGGTTGGGAGCCAAAGGTTAAGTTCAAAGAGTTGGTTCGAATCATGATGGAAGCTGATTTAGCTACTCAAGGATTGAAACCAGTAAATTAGAATAACTATCTTTTGAATGGATCGTTTTTTGGTTTAAAGACCAAAAAACTGATCCAACATCAATTTCTTCAAAGTTTCTTTTAGTTTATCTTGGATATTGACAATCTTCACTGTCATTTTCTTTTCATCCGCTTTGTTTTTGAATGAAAGCAAACGAGAGATTCCTAGGGAACTCACAATCACCACTTTTTCCAAATCCAAAAAGATTTCTTGAACGTTCTTCTCCAAGATTTCCGCTAAAATCTCTCTTAACTCTGGTGCGTTTCCATCAAGGATCTGATCCATAAAACGAACACGGATCGTGTTTCCCTTTTCTTCGACTAGTATCTTATCACTCATATTTCGTTGGCCTCTAACGTAAGTCAGGAGAGGAAAGTTTGCAAGAAGTTATTTCAGCTTCTTTAGCTTATTCTCCATGTTAGCCTTTTTATGATAGAATTGGACGAGTTTTTCTAGTTCTGCCATGTCCGTACAA comes from Leptospira harrisiae and encodes:
- a CDS encoding STAS domain-containing protein, with amino-acid sequence MSDKILVEEKGNTIRVRFMDQILDGNAPELREILAEILEKNVQEIFLDLEKVVIVSSLGISRLLSFKNKADEKKMTVKIVNIQDKLKETLKKLMLDQFFGL